A genomic window from Massilia sp. METH4 includes:
- a CDS encoding MFS transporter: MSQPHPAGRVNSPGTVLFASLIGTTIEFFDFYIYATAAVLVFPHLFFPAGDPTAATLQSLATFAIAFFARPVGSAVFGHFGDRVGRKATLVAALLTMGLSTVVIGLLPTYAQIGAWAPALLALCRFGQGLGLGGEWGGAVLLATENAPPGKRAWYGMFPQLGAPIGFFLSGGIFLLLSEVQTDEQFFGWGWRIPFLASALLVLVGLYVRLKITETPDFQKVLDKGERVKVPVKAVLTEHTRALVLGTLMAMATFVLFYLMTVFALNWGVQGLGFSRQRMLILQLVAVVFFGLTIPMAALLADRHGRRGTLIWVSAAIAVFGLVFGPLFDSQSAVQVTVFLALGLGLMGMTYGPLGTILSELFPAEVRYTGASLTFNLAGILGASLAPYAATKLATTYGLQYVGYYLSIAAVLSLIALVLAKPRN, translated from the coding sequence ATGTCCCAGCCTCACCCGGCCGGTCGAGTCAACTCGCCCGGCACCGTGCTGTTCGCCAGCCTGATCGGCACGACGATCGAATTCTTTGACTTTTATATCTACGCGACGGCGGCCGTTCTCGTCTTCCCGCACCTGTTCTTCCCCGCCGGCGACCCCACCGCCGCCACCCTGCAGTCGCTGGCCACGTTCGCCATCGCGTTCTTCGCGCGCCCCGTCGGCTCGGCCGTGTTCGGCCACTTCGGCGACCGCGTGGGCCGCAAGGCCACGCTGGTGGCCGCGCTGCTGACGATGGGCCTGTCGACGGTGGTGATCGGCCTGCTGCCGACCTATGCGCAGATCGGCGCCTGGGCGCCCGCGCTGCTGGCCCTGTGCCGCTTCGGCCAGGGCCTTGGCCTGGGCGGCGAGTGGGGCGGCGCGGTGCTGCTCGCCACCGAAAACGCGCCGCCGGGCAAGCGCGCCTGGTACGGCATGTTCCCGCAGCTGGGCGCGCCGATCGGCTTCTTCCTGTCGGGCGGCATCTTCCTGCTGCTCTCCGAAGTGCAGACCGATGAGCAATTCTTCGGCTGGGGCTGGCGCATTCCGTTCCTGGCCAGCGCGCTGCTGGTGCTGGTGGGCTTGTACGTGCGGCTGAAAATCACGGAAACGCCGGACTTCCAGAAAGTGCTCGACAAGGGCGAGCGCGTAAAGGTGCCGGTGAAGGCCGTGCTCACCGAGCACACCCGCGCGCTGGTACTGGGCACGCTGATGGCGATGGCCACCTTCGTGCTGTTCTACCTGATGACGGTGTTCGCGCTGAACTGGGGCGTTCAGGGGCTGGGCTTCTCGCGCCAGCGCATGCTGATCCTGCAACTGGTCGCCGTGGTGTTCTTCGGGTTGACGATCCCGATGGCCGCGCTGCTGGCCGACCGCCACGGCCGCCGCGGCACGCTGATCTGGGTATCGGCGGCGATCGCCGTGTTCGGCCTCGTGTTCGGCCCCCTGTTCGATTCGCAGAGCGCCGTGCAGGTGACGGTGTTCCTGGCCCTGGGACTGGGGCTGATGGGCATGACGTATGGCCCGCTGGGCACCATCCTCTCCGAACTGTTCCCGGCCGAGGTGCGCTACACGGGTGCTTCGCTGACGTTCAACCTGGCCGGCATCCTGGGCGCCTCGCTGGCCCCCTATGCCGCGACCAAGCTGGCCACCACGTATGGCTTGCAGTACGTCGGCTACTACCTGTCCATCGCGGCGGTACTCAGCCTCATCGCGCTGGTGCTGGCCAAACCACGCAACTGA
- a CDS encoding thioredoxin family protein, whose product MERTYQEAAPTRAEIDALSGPALLEFGTNWCGYCRAAQPLLAEAYADHPGIRHFKVEDGPGRLLGRSFRVKLWPTMIFLQDGKEVARVVRPASAGEIRDAFAKIAQPG is encoded by the coding sequence ATGGAACGCACCTACCAGGAAGCTGCGCCCACGCGCGCCGAGATCGATGCCTTGAGCGGCCCCGCGCTGCTGGAGTTCGGCACCAACTGGTGCGGCTACTGCCGCGCCGCCCAGCCGCTGCTGGCCGAGGCCTACGCGGACCATCCCGGCATCAGGCACTTCAAGGTCGAGGACGGGCCCGGCCGCTTGCTGGGTCGTTCCTTCCGTGTCAAACTCTGGCCGACCATGATCTTCCTGCAAGACGGGAAGGAAGTGGCGCGTGTGGTGCGCCCCGCAAGCGCGGGCGAGATTCGCGACGCGTTCGCCAAGATCGCCCAACCCGGCTGA
- a CDS encoding glycoside hydrolase family 28 protein, with translation MNFFNQQRVNEDRINDRRRAMMKAVSASSLALAGGTHLMASAAIGDDPWGRAKEIVDRLSSKPRFRDQDFPITDFGAAQCKLVKVKAWISHDDQATIDTQAPGSHDCYPAIKAAIEACHKAGGGRVVIPAGHWFVAGPIVLLSNVHVHLKKGANVLFSTNPVDYAKYGEFDCGKHGKLVITRWQGNDCLNFASPVYAYGADNIALTGEDWTSVLHGQGGVPFNGKDGDCWWTWKGKNRTINPASQANTPGYAEGKLTQRVPNPINPKSLKDVAPHLTEEERLHIQGEGERWRADEQYLPALSEAGVPLAQRVFGLGHMLRPTMIHLIGCTNVLLEGYEVRDTPFWQHHPVHCRNIVIRNVHCNSKGPNSDGFDPESCDMVLIEGCTFDTGDDCIAIKAGKDLDTHYGPSQNIVVQKCIMQSGHGAVTLGSEMAGGIQNVYAQDLVFENIHWATDPLNTAIRLKTNMNRGGYLKNFYVRNVKIPNGVQTSPSFYASLPNSPIESKTVAVAAGAVVTFDCDYTPTADTVRTRPPVVDNVQISNVTVGNVEVKKGAKKGQKASCYQAVVILGPVSNNYNGPQPMPQVPPVTNVTISDCDFGTTVSTEQPYFLYNVRGLKLNRVKIGGKEYNTTLSA, from the coding sequence ATGAACTTTTTCAACCAGCAACGCGTCAATGAAGACCGGATCAACGACCGGCGGCGCGCCATGATGAAGGCGGTGTCGGCGTCCAGCCTGGCGCTGGCCGGCGGCACCCATCTGATGGCCAGTGCGGCGATCGGCGACGACCCTTGGGGCCGCGCCAAGGAAATCGTCGACCGGCTGAGCAGCAAACCGCGCTTCCGGGACCAGGATTTCCCCATCACCGACTTCGGCGCGGCGCAGTGCAAGCTGGTCAAGGTCAAGGCCTGGATCTCGCATGACGACCAGGCCACCATCGACACGCAGGCGCCGGGTTCGCACGATTGCTACCCGGCGATCAAGGCTGCCATCGAGGCATGCCACAAGGCCGGCGGCGGGCGCGTGGTGATCCCGGCCGGACACTGGTTCGTGGCCGGCCCGATCGTGCTGCTGTCGAACGTGCACGTGCACCTGAAGAAGGGCGCCAACGTGCTGTTTTCCACCAACCCCGTCGACTACGCCAAGTACGGCGAATTCGATTGCGGCAAGCACGGCAAGCTGGTGATCACGCGCTGGCAGGGCAACGACTGCCTGAACTTCGCCTCGCCCGTCTATGCCTACGGCGCCGACAATATCGCGTTGACGGGCGAGGACTGGACCAGCGTGCTGCACGGCCAGGGCGGTGTCCCCTTCAATGGCAAGGATGGCGACTGCTGGTGGACGTGGAAGGGCAAGAACCGCACGATCAACCCGGCCTCGCAGGCCAATACGCCGGGCTACGCGGAGGGCAAGCTGACGCAGCGCGTGCCGAACCCGATCAATCCGAAGTCGCTGAAGGACGTAGCGCCGCACCTCACTGAGGAAGAGCGCCTGCACATCCAGGGCGAAGGGGAGCGCTGGCGCGCGGACGAGCAATACCTGCCGGCGTTGTCCGAGGCGGGCGTGCCACTGGCGCAGCGCGTGTTCGGCCTGGGCCACATGCTGCGGCCGACGATGATCCACCTGATCGGCTGCACCAATGTGCTGCTCGAGGGCTATGAAGTGCGCGACACGCCGTTCTGGCAGCACCATCCGGTCCACTGCCGCAATATCGTGATCCGCAACGTGCACTGCAACAGCAAGGGCCCGAACAGCGACGGCTTCGATCCCGAATCGTGCGATATGGTGCTCATCGAAGGCTGCACGTTCGACACGGGCGACGACTGCATCGCCATCAAGGCCGGCAAGGACCTGGACACGCACTATGGCCCGTCGCAGAACATCGTGGTGCAAAAGTGCATCATGCAGAGTGGCCACGGCGCCGTCACGCTGGGCAGCGAGATGGCCGGCGGCATCCAGAACGTGTATGCGCAGGACCTGGTGTTCGAGAACATCCACTGGGCGACGGACCCGCTGAATACGGCGATCCGCCTGAAGACCAATATGAACCGGGGCGGCTACCTGAAGAACTTCTACGTGCGCAACGTGAAGATCCCGAACGGCGTGCAGACCAGCCCATCGTTCTATGCCTCGCTGCCGAACTCGCCGATCGAATCGAAGACCGTGGCCGTGGCCGCCGGCGCCGTCGTCACCTTCGACTGCGACTACACGCCGACCGCCGACACGGTGCGCACACGGCCGCCGGTGGTCGACAATGTGCAGATCTCGAACGTCACCGTCGGCAACGTCGAGGTGAAGAAGGGCGCGAAGAAGGGGCAGAAGGCTTCGTGCTACCAGGCGGTCGTCATCCTCGGGCCGGTGTCCAACAACTACAACGGCCCGCAGCCGATGCCCCAGGTCCCGCCCGTCACCAACGTGACGATCAGCGACTGCGACTTCGGCACCACCGTCAGCACCGAGCAGCCGTACTTCCTGTACAACGTGCGCGGGCTGAAGCTGAACCGCGTAAAGATCGGCGGCAAGGAGTACAACACCACGCTGTCGGCATAA
- a CDS encoding pectinesterase family protein: protein MRAALLLAAASFAAAAQAQDTGAIGRPQLMEAQAKRYSIAEVLKTTGRAGAEKTDPWNPLVDPLAQGMAFKADYTVDAAGRADGVTTFVSVQQAVNRAVIDAAAKPKGGRQYILVKPGTYRELVYVPASARPITLYGEGASAGDTVISAGLDAAISIADYLKQYGRQFERLDPSIVAMHAQIAARAPTISTSGSMTVWTRNHGFQARNLTIENAYNKATGNARDECGERVCGTPDKPQQRVSHQAVALLVEGADKAQFENVRLIGFQDTLYLKSAETRVTARSFFHKSYIEGDVDFIFGDTTAYFYRSEVRSLGDRTMSYVGAPNTNWRTKYGFVFNEVRFTNDGSPNALAGKYYLARQWFHNSRCSPYAPVAVEGYACTLGSESVYKAPKGTITPTVLETVGKMVVMNSRIGKHIDRSKPWSDWNAPGTLAYRPAQFSSDDFYKNLKNAGFDPVHQLGYGKQPLPAEIYLAEFHNADE, encoded by the coding sequence ATGCGCGCGGCGCTCCTCCTTGCAGCCGCGTCTTTTGCCGCCGCCGCCCAGGCGCAGGATACCGGCGCCATCGGCCGTCCGCAGCTCATGGAGGCGCAGGCGAAGCGCTATTCGATCGCCGAAGTGCTCAAGACCACCGGCCGCGCCGGTGCCGAGAAGACCGATCCGTGGAATCCGCTGGTCGATCCCCTCGCGCAGGGCATGGCATTCAAGGCCGACTACACGGTGGATGCGGCCGGCCGGGCCGACGGCGTGACCACTTTTGTCAGCGTGCAGCAAGCCGTCAACCGCGCCGTCATCGACGCGGCGGCGAAGCCGAAAGGTGGCCGGCAGTACATCCTCGTCAAGCCCGGTACCTACCGGGAGCTCGTGTACGTGCCGGCGTCGGCCCGGCCGATCACGCTGTACGGCGAGGGCGCCAGCGCGGGCGACACGGTGATCTCGGCCGGGCTCGACGCGGCCATTTCCATTGCCGATTACCTGAAGCAGTACGGGCGCCAGTTCGAGCGGCTCGACCCGTCCATCGTCGCCATGCATGCACAGATCGCGGCCCGTGCGCCCACGATTTCGACCAGCGGTTCGATGACGGTGTGGACGCGCAACCACGGCTTCCAGGCACGCAACCTGACGATCGAGAACGCGTACAACAAGGCCACCGGCAATGCTCGCGACGAGTGCGGCGAGCGGGTGTGCGGCACGCCCGACAAGCCCCAGCAGCGCGTGAGCCACCAGGCCGTGGCGCTGCTGGTGGAAGGCGCGGACAAGGCGCAGTTCGAGAACGTGCGGCTGATCGGCTTCCAGGATACGCTTTACCTGAAGTCGGCCGAAACCCGGGTGACCGCGCGCAGTTTCTTCCACAAGTCGTATATCGAGGGCGACGTCGATTTCATCTTCGGCGACACCACCGCCTATTTCTATCGCAGCGAAGTGCGCTCGCTGGGCGACCGCACCATGTCCTACGTGGGCGCGCCGAACACGAACTGGCGCACGAAGTACGGCTTCGTGTTCAATGAGGTGCGCTTCACCAATGACGGCTCGCCGAATGCACTGGCCGGCAAGTACTATCTGGCGCGGCAGTGGTTCCACAATTCGCGCTGCAGCCCCTACGCACCGGTGGCCGTGGAAGGCTACGCGTGCACCTTGGGCAGCGAGAGCGTCTACAAGGCGCCGAAGGGCACGATCACGCCCACGGTGCTGGAAACGGTCGGCAAGATGGTGGTCATGAACTCGCGCATCGGCAAGCACATCGACCGGAGCAAGCCGTGGTCGGACTGGAACGCGCCGGGCACGCTGGCCTACCGTCCGGCGCAGTTTTCGTCCGACGATTTCTATAAGAACCTGAAGAACGCGGGCTTCGACCCCGTCCACCAACTGGGCTACGGGAAGCAGCCCCTGCCAGCGGAGATCTACCTGGCGGAATTCCATAACGCTGACGAGTAG
- a CDS encoding rhamnogalacturonan acetylesterase translates to MKQRFLSVAVTAVLFAGVAQAADKPVRFILVGDSTMASNSGYGDAFCARVNRAHTCINLAKGGRSSSSFRAEGRWDEVQGLLKGGAAYRATYVLIQFGHNDQPGKPGRSTDLKTEFPVNMARYVDEVKALDGVPVLVTPLTRRIFKDGVLENTLAPWADVVRATARARQVPLLDLNADSHAAVQAMGEAEADTFAVAPKPAAVPAPASGAAVEPQGAAKSAFDYTHLGAKGAKYFAAMVERELKAAVPAVAAEFKPEGE, encoded by the coding sequence ATGAAGCAACGTTTCCTGTCGGTCGCGGTCACGGCGGTGCTGTTCGCCGGCGTCGCCCAGGCCGCCGACAAGCCGGTCAGGTTCATCCTCGTCGGCGATTCGACGATGGCATCGAACAGCGGCTACGGTGACGCGTTCTGCGCCCGCGTGAACCGCGCGCACACCTGCATCAACCTGGCCAAGGGCGGCCGCAGCTCGTCGAGCTTTCGCGCCGAAGGGCGCTGGGACGAGGTGCAGGGCCTGCTGAAGGGCGGCGCGGCCTACCGCGCCACCTATGTGCTGATCCAGTTCGGCCACAACGACCAGCCGGGCAAGCCCGGCCGATCTACCGACCTGAAGACCGAATTCCCCGTCAACATGGCGCGCTATGTCGACGAAGTGAAAGCCCTGGACGGCGTGCCCGTGCTGGTCACGCCGCTGACGCGCCGCATCTTCAAGGATGGCGTGCTGGAAAACACGCTGGCGCCTTGGGCGGACGTGGTCCGCGCCACCGCCAGGGCGAGGCAGGTGCCCCTGCTGGACCTGAATGCCGACAGCCATGCCGCCGTGCAGGCGATGGGGGAAGCCGAGGCAGACACGTTCGCCGTGGCGCCAAAGCCCGCGGCAGTGCCGGCGCCGGCCAGCGGTGCGGCGGTCGAACCGCAAGGAGCGGCCAAGAGCGCCTTCGACTACACGCACCTCGGTGCCAAGGGAGCTAAATACTTCGCCGCAATGGTCGAGCGCGAGCTGAAGGCGGCCGTTCCCGCCGTGGCGGCAGAGTTCAAGCCGGAGGGCGAGTGA
- a CDS encoding TonB-dependent receptor: protein MNNRASKQTRFQPRLALTSIALAAMAVANGAAAQEAAMQRIEVTGSSIKRLANEEALPVTSIKAEEFTQRGMTTLADVMMALPQSASLAPSNAGSGTNINLRGLGVNRTLVLLNGRRLANEAISAGYANLDVIPFSALQRVEILRDGASSLYGSDAIGGVVNFITRKEFEGVQVTGQYVTPERKGGGDERRATLTFGKGSLNRDGWSAYATVDFHDRSRLAAKDRAEFSSDELLASLGRPRTLGSGGYAMPANFTTAANKNAQNPYAATCAEPYSTIGAKNTCTLNSNEYGTALYENEQISFYARAAKQISEDHTFTVEYTRGQSYIISARNPTQSVAVNGKAALLPSTSKWYPGNSGGVPAVAGLSGEPLTVTWSVADYGLAAQKDKQVNQRLAFVDEGRFGEWDYRGGLVIGLSDRENFYQNGFFRGQGIIDGLASGALNPFGLQDQAGRDYLASISVDGMKNRDSRTTYKGLDFSASRSLFAMAGGDAAIALGADIHRETTRDDKLAIQNEVQYLNSTASHGEGARNVYALYAEMDLPVTKTLNVNLAVRDDYFSDFGNTVNPKVSFRWEPSKTVMFRGSANTGFRAPTLFDAYGFRLPGATGKTSARWDDPVLCPGGTPGVTGTGTALPGYVSSEVCNVQLPKQNGSNASLKPEKSKGYTLGVVVEPTKSLTMSFDYWNIRMKDMLANLPEQVYFLDPAKYASLFVRNADGTLAYINNTTMNLGGQKAAGIDVSATYRFPRSAYGDFKVELDGTYLTQFDNQLFPGEEWVNNVGRFGAASNGTTSSFPIITYRWKHVLKLSWAQGDWTAQATQNYNSKYEDQNLVAQQYWRDINSYKPWNLTVGYKGFKNTQLTFGITNVFDSAPPVTNHSGYSFGYLSSAASPIGRAYNLRATYTF, encoded by the coding sequence ATGAACAACCGCGCAAGCAAGCAAACCCGCTTCCAGCCACGGCTGGCATTGACCTCGATCGCCCTGGCCGCCATGGCCGTGGCCAACGGGGCGGCCGCACAGGAAGCGGCGATGCAGCGCATCGAAGTGACGGGTTCCTCGATCAAGCGACTGGCCAATGAGGAAGCGCTGCCCGTCACCAGCATCAAGGCCGAGGAATTCACGCAGCGCGGCATGACCACGCTGGCCGACGTGATGATGGCCCTGCCGCAATCTGCATCGCTGGCCCCGTCGAACGCCGGCTCGGGCACCAACATCAACCTGCGCGGCCTGGGCGTGAACCGCACGCTGGTCTTGCTGAACGGCCGCCGCCTGGCCAATGAAGCGATTTCGGCTGGCTACGCCAACCTGGACGTGATCCCATTCTCCGCGCTGCAGCGCGTCGAGATCCTGCGCGACGGCGCGTCCTCGCTGTATGGTTCCGACGCGATCGGCGGCGTGGTCAACTTCATCACCAGGAAGGAATTCGAGGGCGTGCAGGTGACCGGCCAGTACGTGACGCCGGAACGCAAGGGCGGCGGCGACGAGCGCCGCGCCACGCTGACCTTCGGCAAGGGCAGCCTGAACCGCGACGGCTGGTCGGCCTATGCCACGGTGGACTTCCACGACCGTTCCCGCCTGGCCGCGAAGGACCGCGCGGAGTTCAGTTCCGACGAGCTGCTGGCCTCCCTGGGCCGCCCGCGCACGCTGGGCTCCGGCGGCTACGCCATGCCGGCCAACTTCACCACGGCGGCCAACAAGAACGCGCAGAACCCCTACGCGGCCACTTGCGCCGAACCGTATTCCACGATCGGCGCCAAGAACACCTGCACGCTGAACAGCAATGAATACGGCACCGCGCTGTATGAGAACGAGCAGATCAGCTTCTACGCCCGTGCGGCCAAGCAGATCAGCGAAGACCACACCTTTACCGTCGAATACACGCGCGGCCAGTCGTACATCATTTCGGCCCGCAATCCCACCCAGTCGGTGGCGGTGAACGGCAAGGCGGCGCTGCTGCCATCCACGTCGAAATGGTATCCGGGCAACAGCGGCGGCGTGCCCGCCGTGGCTGGGCTGAGCGGCGAGCCGCTGACCGTCACCTGGTCGGTCGCCGACTACGGCCTGGCAGCGCAGAAGGACAAGCAGGTCAACCAGCGCCTGGCCTTCGTCGACGAAGGCCGCTTTGGCGAATGGGATTACCGCGGCGGTCTCGTGATCGGCCTGTCCGACCGCGAAAACTTCTACCAGAACGGCTTCTTCCGCGGCCAGGGCATCATCGACGGCCTGGCCAGCGGCGCGCTGAACCCGTTCGGCCTGCAGGACCAGGCGGGCCGCGACTACCTGGCCTCGATTTCGGTCGACGGCATGAAGAACCGCGATTCGCGCACCACGTACAAGGGCCTCGACTTCTCGGCCAGCCGCTCGCTGTTCGCGATGGCCGGCGGCGATGCCGCGATCGCGCTGGGCGCCGACATCCACCGCGAAACCACGCGCGACGACAAGCTGGCGATCCAGAACGAGGTGCAATACCTGAACAGCACCGCATCGCACGGCGAGGGCGCGCGCAATGTGTACGCGCTGTACGCCGAGATGGACCTGCCGGTGACGAAGACCCTGAACGTCAACCTGGCCGTGCGCGACGACTATTTCAGCGACTTCGGCAACACGGTCAACCCGAAGGTGTCGTTCCGCTGGGAGCCCAGCAAGACGGTGATGTTCCGCGGTTCGGCCAACACGGGCTTCCGCGCGCCGACGCTGTTCGACGCCTACGGCTTCCGCCTGCCGGGCGCCACCGGCAAGACGTCGGCCCGCTGGGACGACCCGGTGCTGTGCCCTGGCGGCACGCCGGGCGTGACCGGCACCGGCACGGCACTGCCGGGCTATGTGTCGTCCGAAGTCTGCAACGTGCAGCTGCCCAAGCAGAACGGCTCGAACGCCAGCCTGAAGCCGGAAAAATCGAAGGGCTACACGCTGGGCGTGGTGGTGGAGCCGACCAAGTCGCTGACCATGTCGTTCGACTACTGGAACATCCGCATGAAGGACATGCTGGCCAACCTGCCGGAGCAGGTGTACTTCCTGGACCCGGCCAAGTACGCCTCGCTGTTCGTGCGCAACGCCGACGGTACGCTGGCCTACATCAACAACACGACGATGAACCTGGGCGGCCAGAAGGCGGCCGGTATCGATGTCTCGGCCACCTACCGCTTCCCGCGCAGTGCCTACGGCGACTTCAAGGTGGAGCTGGACGGCACCTACCTGACGCAGTTCGACAACCAGCTGTTCCCGGGCGAGGAATGGGTGAACAACGTGGGCCGCTTCGGCGCCGCCTCGAACGGCACCACGTCGAGCTTCCCGATCATTACCTACCGCTGGAAGCACGTGCTCAAGCTCTCCTGGGCGCAGGGAGACTGGACCGCGCAGGCCACGCAGAACTACAACTCGAAGTATGAAGACCAGAACCTGGTGGCGCAGCAGTACTGGCGCGACATCAACTCGTACAAGCCGTGGAACCTGACGGTGGGCTACAAGGGCTTCAAGAACACGCAGCTGACGTTCGGCATCACCAATGTGTTCGACTCGGCGCCGCCAGTCACGAACCACAGCGGTTACTCGTTCGGTTACCTGTCGAGCGCGGCCAGCCCGATCGGCCGCGCTTACAATCTGCGCGCCACCTACACCTTCTAA
- a CDS encoding FCD domain-containing protein produces MSRRLPVIHEHPEPRLYRVVAERIAQLIREEGIEPGARLPSERDLAAKLSVSRASLREGLIALELGGVIEVRGGSGVYVCRTQQTREQESDVPEAGPGPFEVLSARRLVEAEVAAIAARVATDNAIDAILRTVEVMEAHHANRTTDELADRNFHLAIARATGNGALVGTTAYLWDQLGRLWHKLREHFETDELRLQTLKDHRLIFEAIAAHDPAAARRAMRSHIERVTRTFSRGRGNKED; encoded by the coding sequence ATGTCGAGACGCCTGCCAGTCATCCACGAGCACCCCGAGCCACGGCTCTACCGCGTGGTGGCGGAGCGGATCGCACAGCTGATCCGCGAGGAAGGCATCGAGCCCGGCGCGCGCCTGCCGTCGGAGCGCGACCTGGCGGCCAAGCTGTCGGTCAGCCGCGCCTCGCTGCGCGAGGGCCTGATCGCGCTGGAGCTGGGGGGTGTGATCGAAGTGCGCGGCGGTTCCGGCGTGTACGTCTGCAGGACGCAACAAACCAGGGAGCAGGAAAGCGACGTGCCCGAGGCAGGGCCGGGGCCGTTCGAAGTGTTGTCGGCGCGCCGCCTGGTGGAGGCGGAAGTGGCGGCGATCGCCGCCCGCGTGGCAACCGACAATGCGATCGACGCGATCCTGCGGACGGTCGAAGTAATGGAAGCGCACCACGCGAACCGGACCACCGACGAGCTGGCCGATCGCAACTTCCACCTCGCGATCGCCCGCGCCACCGGCAACGGCGCACTGGTGGGGACGACGGCCTACCTGTGGGACCAGCTCGGCCGCCTGTGGCACAAGCTGCGCGAGCATTTCGAGACGGACGAGCTGCGTTTGCAGACCTTGAAGGACCACCGCCTCATCTTCGAGGCGATCGCGGCGCACGACCCCGCCGCGGCGCGGCGCGCGATGCGCTCGCACATCGAACGCGTGACGCGGACGTTCTCGCGCGGCCGCGGCAACAAGGAGGATTGA
- the garD gene encoding galactarate dehydratase, with product MTASTPRRILMHANDNVAIVVNDGGLPAGTVFPDGLTLVEGVPQGHKVALADIAQGEAVRRYNVTIGRAVRDIPAGSWVSEQLLEMPPARELDNLPIATVKVPPLEPLEGFTFQGYRNEDGTVGTRNILAITTTVQCVSGVVEHAVKRIKAELLPKYPNVDDVVGLEHTYGCGVAIDAPGANIPIRTIHNISKNPNFGGQAMVVSLGCEKLQPNRLFPANSIQIRRKDQSVASEPPVVCLQDAGHVGFMSMIESIMQTAEAQLEVLNKRQRVTCPASDLVVGVQCGGSDAFSGVTANPAVGFATDLLVRAGATVMFSEVTEVRDGIDQLTSRAVNEDVAQEMIREMAWYDEYLKRGGVDRSANTTPGNKKGGLSNIVEKAMGSIVKSGSVPISGVLSPGEKATAKGVKGLLYTATPASDFICGTLQLAAGMNLHVFTTGRGTPYGLAECPVIKVATRDDLARRWHDLMDVNAGRIATGEATIESVGWELFHLLLDVASGRKTWAEQWKLHNALVLFNPAPVT from the coding sequence ATGACAGCGAGCACTCCGCGCCGTATCCTCATGCACGCCAACGACAACGTCGCGATCGTCGTCAACGATGGCGGCCTGCCGGCGGGTACCGTATTCCCCGATGGCCTCACGCTGGTCGAAGGCGTGCCGCAAGGCCACAAGGTGGCCCTCGCCGATATCGCCCAGGGCGAGGCAGTGCGCCGCTATAACGTGACGATCGGCCGCGCCGTGCGCGACATCCCGGCAGGCAGCTGGGTGTCCGAGCAATTGCTGGAAATGCCGCCGGCGCGCGAGCTGGACAACCTGCCCATCGCCACCGTGAAGGTGCCGCCGCTCGAACCGCTGGAAGGCTTCACGTTCCAGGGCTATCGCAATGAAGACGGCACGGTAGGGACCCGCAACATCCTGGCGATCACCACGACCGTGCAGTGCGTGTCGGGTGTCGTCGAGCACGCGGTCAAGCGCATCAAGGCCGAGCTGCTGCCGAAGTACCCGAACGTGGACGACGTGGTGGGCCTGGAGCACACCTATGGCTGCGGCGTGGCGATCGATGCGCCCGGCGCCAACATCCCGATCCGCACGATCCATAACATCAGCAAGAACCCGAACTTCGGCGGCCAGGCGATGGTCGTGTCGCTGGGCTGCGAAAAGCTGCAGCCGAACCGACTGTTCCCGGCCAATTCGATCCAGATCCGCCGCAAGGATCAGAGTGTGGCCAGCGAGCCGCCGGTGGTGTGCCTTCAGGATGCCGGCCACGTCGGCTTCATGTCGATGATCGAGTCGATCATGCAGACGGCCGAGGCGCAGCTCGAAGTGCTCAACAAGCGCCAGCGCGTGACCTGCCCGGCATCGGACCTGGTGGTGGGCGTGCAGTGCGGCGGCAGCGACGCGTTCTCCGGCGTGACCGCCAACCCGGCGGTGGGCTTCGCCACCGACCTGCTGGTGCGCGCCGGCGCCACCGTGATGTTCTCGGAAGTGACGGAGGTGCGCGACGGAATCGACCAGCTGACCTCGCGCGCCGTCAATGAAGACGTGGCGCAGGAAATGATCCGCGAGATGGCGTGGTACGACGAGTACCTGAAGCGCGGCGGCGTGGACCGCAGCGCCAACACCACGCCGGGCAACAAGAAGGGCGGCCTGTCGAACATCGTGGAAAAGGCCATGGGGTCGATCGTCAAGTCGGGCAGCGTGCCGATCTCCGGCGTGCTGTCGCCGGGCGAGAAGGCGACCGCCAAGGGCGTGAAGGGCTTGCTGTACACGGCCACGCCGGCGTCGGACTTCATCTGCGGCACGCTGCAACTGGCGGCCGGCATGAACCTGCACGTGTTCACCACCGGCCGCGGCACGCCCTACGGCCTGGCCGAGTGCCCGGTAATCAAGGTGGCCACGCGCGACGACCTGGCGCGCCGCTGGCACGACCTGATGGACGTGAACGCGGGCCGCATCGCCACCGGCGAGGCGACGATCGAAAGCGTGGGCTGGGAATTGTTCCACCTGCTGCTCGACGTGGCCAGCGGCAGGAAGACCTGGGCCGAGCAGTGGAAACTGCACAATGCCCTGGTGCTGTTCAACCCGGCGCCGGTGACCTGA